gctcgctgactattACTtctatcgatgctcatgctgttgatcacttgattgtcttttccagattCTGTTATTTTAAGACAGTCGTTACATAGCTGgtataatgctgagtgtggagcAACAAGcagcaaacaaacaactaaCAGTATCTACGCTTAACTTTCTCGTGAGGTATAGtggtgagtgaatgtggttttacgccgcttttagcaacattccagaaatatcaggcggaggacactagaaatatgcttcacatattgtacccatgtggggaattgaactcctGTCTtgcagcgtgacgagtgaacgctttaaccataagaCTGTCTgacatccttacgaggtacagTAATTTTCAGCAAAACACGCTACGGCAAAACAAGCTATATGTTTATAAGATGGAGATTAAACACTGACTGACCAGATTCACACGTGCAGAGTTTATTCAATCTTCAATTATTGAAATAAGTTATGCAGATGCATTTAATAATTGGTTACATGTATATTACACCTGCATATGTTATGAATGCCAAGATTTTAATGGATTATTATGcccaaacataattaaaacctCAATTTATTCAGTCTTCAAAACTTAAAAAAGTGATGTAGTGATGTATTGATTGATCATATAAGTCCTGTATAGGTTGTGAACACACAGATTTTAAATGGATTGTTATACTCAAACAAACTGGAACAATATTCATGACGGAAACCTCAAGACCCAACCCTATTCGGTGTTTGTCACAAAAAACTGGAATACCGAAAATAAACCTCTGCCTGCGAAGCTTCAGAACAGTTTGCCATAATGAAATCAGTGGGCATGTGAGCTTTCTGAGACGGATTTTGGGATAAAAACACTCCTTGGTCCTTGATAGTCGAGTGTGGACAATGAAAGCCGGAGACGGTCGTTGTGTGGACCCTTAAGTGTTAGCCGTTGTTGCGGTCTGTAgcaaggacccgtgaaggtcctggggtagaataggccttcagcaacccatgcctgccataaaaggcgactgggCTTTTCGAATGAGACGACTACctggatcgagtggtcaggctcgctgacttggttgacacatgtcatcggttcccaattgcccagatcgatgctcatgcagttgatcactggattgtctgttccagactcgattattttcagaccggcatcatatagctggaatagtgaggcgtaaaactaaactcactcactcactttatcgcTATTACCACGAGTCCTTTACCATATTACCTCTGACTTTGTAATGCTACAAAAATTACGTGCTGTCACGGTCATACATTTTAATTATTTGAACTGTATTAATTTTAGAGCACAACTGTCAATTACAGCACATTCCCATGTTGTTTGTTGGATTCATGCCTGGTTCATTTATGGACTGTCGTAAAAGGCGagtgagtggtcagactcgctgacctggttgacagatgtcacagATTCCAATTGTGTAACcagatgctcaagctgttgttGTCTAGTCCGACTAGATTATTTGCAgatacatagctggaatattgccgagtgcggagTTAAACAACACACTAACCAAGCAACCAACATTTAACATATGACTGGTTCACTTTCAACTTGGGAATCAAAGGCACCAATGCTCACTTATCTTGGGGTGACAGTATCGTGAAAGAAAACGGTTTGCCTTCAGTCACATGCATTctatttctgaagaaaatagAGAGCCGACCAATTCAGATTTTACACAACACCAGCGATTACCAGAAATAAACACTACAACAACGTTAACACTGTCGACGTAAGCAAGAACAGGACAATACAAAGTATTTATTGATAACAGTTAACAATTTGAGATTAACCTCAAATTTATATCAAATCTATAATCTGAAAATCGTTTCTCCAAGAGACAGAAGGTCCGCTGTTCGATTGAATCACTTTTGATACTTGACACACAAGTCCTTTAGTATATCTGCCATGAGTGAGAAGATTTATCCTTCATTGGTATCTCAGCTTTGAAAGTTCCAAATTCATGTATGAAAATCTATTCGAGAATTCAGGGAATCAAGCATACGCATAGACCGCTCCCTGTCATGTTTATTGACTTGAGAGTATAGGAAACGGTGTTATATGTCATTTGAACTGCACCCACAAGGAGAGGATCATCAGTACTGTAGTAGATTGTGTCTCTGTACAGTCTCAGATTCCAGATGCCGGTGTCCAGCGAGGTCAGCTCTGTACTCACATTATTGGACACAGTCATCTTCATCAGCTTGTTTTGGTCATTGTAATACAAGACGCCTGCTATCTGATCTAGGCTTACGGCAAACATTTTAAGTCCTGTGGCTAATGTCGTCAGACCTTGCCCATCATATGTTACAGTGAACAGTTTTTCGTTATTACATCCATATATCCTCTTTCTTCTTGTGTCAAGAGCTATTTGCTTCGGGTACCTTCCATACTTGGATAAGTCAATGACTGCAGCGAAGTGTTTCCCCTGTGTAGACATGCGGTTGATAGAGGCTTGTGGGTAATAGGTGGATATGAATACAATGTCCCGATCTTCATCAACCGCCATGCCATATGTCTCTATACGTCTTCTTAGAACCTTCACGCGACGCGTATCCAGGGAAGATGACACTATCTTATCAGGTCTGTCCAGTCCAATGAGAATTTTTCTTGTCTTTGTTACATATGCAATGCATATTACCCACTTCATGCTGAGGTGTGGATAGACACTGAGGGAGTTActgtgaatgttaagttgaagTAACTGGTACTTACGACGTGACCAATATGCAGCAATCAGGATATTACTTTTCTCCTTCCCTGGACTGCGTGTCACTGACGATGATGATACCGATTGAATGGAGGCTGATGTAGCATTTACACTGGATGGTGAACAAGCAGGCACGGCCCGATTCGTTATCAGCTGAGACATTTGTGACTGACACGTCTCCTTTAAAGCCGTGCAAAGTTTCATGTTAGTTTTCAGATTTGCAGTGGTAATTTCTGCCTTCTCAAGTTCTGTTTCCAGTTTCTGTTTGTCTCTGGTGCAGATTTCACTGTTGTTCCCCCGATTCCACAAGTCTGCCTTCCTAAGAATAGATTCTTGAAATAAGGTCGTCTCGTTCTGAAAGACTTTGAATGATCTTGAGACATGGTCCACTTGCCCCTGCATCTGACGGTAACCCTGTTTAAGCTGCTGCACGTCAGAGACAACCTGACCTTTCACCATGTCTTGGAGAGTCTCCCCTTGTAGAACCTCCGCCATGGCTTTCCTCACTTCCTCCCGTATGTTTTCCTTTAGCTCAGATCTCAAGGATGCCTGAGCGACCTCAATGAAATTGAGGATCCTTTTCTCCATACGGATCATATCAACTTTGTTATCAAGCATCTCCTTCTGAAATTTGTCCAATGTTTTTATGACAGACACAATACTGGCCTGGCCGCTACAAACACAGATTAGTGAGGTGCATGTTAGCAACCAGGAGAGGCAATTCACCTTGGACATCTTTAGAACTGTAGATATAACCCTTTAGATGTCCTTTTCCGTGGTGTGGATCTCTCCAAGATCTGGCGTTTGATCCTAATGACTGGTTGGCGCGATGTGCAAATACATTTGCTATCTTATCACTACGTTCGCTGCTGCAGGTCAACATCTATTAGGTGTAAAGGACACTTGGTTATCGCTGTTTACCTGACGAAGAAGAGAAATCTGTCGCTTGTGATTTACGTATGTCACAATGGTATCACAGTCTAAAACGTCACAATGGTATCACACTGATCCAACATTACATACATATCATTCCACAAAATGCAGGGGATATATGATTTACAACAttgatgaaatacaaatgatgaagccaaggggaaacagatgatgaagagaaataaggggaaatgtgacaatttattccatactttggaaatgtttcacctgtagggatatatattactttttctcaaagACATTGGCATTCTCTAGTGGTATACTCACAAAACGGAATATCCCCTTCTTTTCGAAAAGTGCAGACGAGTTGAAAACTCTTATATAAACGCTACCATGTCAGGTCACTCTCAAGAAAATATCATCAGCCTTGCAAGATTTGGTTTAAAACCACACAACGATGAGGACGTCATTCCTTTTATTGTGACTCAAAAATGATGTCACAGTTCCTCTTGCCTTCTAAACTCCAGATCTTTCcaccctaagtaattgaaggaattacagcaaatttgaaggaattgcatctcaaatgtaaacaaacgcagcccactcgcgaaacaattgcaaagatatcggtagtttagcggtaataacagaaactcatcgcccctatcggaagcaatgtcggtaatactggaaacactctcggccatcttcggagatttttcggtcgcgagcggaaattCACgtagcaaaacatggcgtcgttggaagaagcacccgtctcggtgagttttgtttttagttcctactattacatttttatacttatccatctttgaccacccgtgttgaatgcgtttaggtatgaggtgttgtcgggaaatagcttatgtttttaggaaaagattgtcactgcagaagagtgtcccaagtcatgcccctggaggttgtttacaccTGAatatcgaagtcgtgccgatgattacgaacatcgtgaacgtgcgccatgaagaagtttaagaGCCATAATGTTTCTTcctatgaagtgcaattgacaaatttaaacacattttacaaaaaaaatgatgttatatctagcgcacgttcgtaatcatcggcacgacttctatgttcagatgtaaacaacctccaggggcatgacttgggACACTCTTCTGCAATGACAATCTTTCCCtaaaaaacataagctattgccccgacaacacctcatacctaaacgcattcaacacgggtggtcaaagatggataagtataagaatgtaatagtaggaacaaAAAACAagactcaccgagacgggtgcttcttccaacgacgccatgttttgctgcgtgaatttccgctcgcgaccgaaaaatctccgaagatggccgagagtgtttccagtattaccgatattgcttccgataggggcgatgagtttctgttattaccgttaaactaccgatatctttgcaattgtttcgcgagtgggctgcgtttgtttacatttgagatgcaattccttcaaatttgctgtaattccttcaattacttaggggggcctgttttTTAATCTTCTGATTCTCTCTTCTGAAATAATGACGTCATCTGACAATAAAAAACATATAGGTCGTTTTCTGTGTCATCAGATCTTACTTTACCAAAACAAGTGGGAACTCATTCGACAAAAAGTACTTCTAGAGTCAAAGGCATAGGATCACACTCATTTTTCATCCTACAGGTGATAAGTTATCAACATGAACTGACGAACAAAGAAAGTACACGGGTTGTGTTTCTTTAAATAAGATAAAAGTAATAAAGCCTTTTGATGAGACGGAACGTGTATGTCGAAGAACATTACAACACACATGCTTTGTCAGAGAACTGGCATGATTGTAACAATACACAGCGATGTAGCGATGGCCTCTGCAGACGGTTCCTGCGATGctggaaggtcaaggccattccaCGCAGCAGTCGGTCACCCCATATGCTAATAGTAAGAGGTCGTCAATTTGAGTCAGATGAGACGATGATCTAATGATAtggctgctgatgacgtcaccatgAACATCTGGTTGCGTGGATGAACAGCGATCCTCTTGGGGTGTTGTGACTCTGGGACGTCCACTTCTGGGTCGATCACATATCTTACCTGTCATATTGAAACGGTTAGACAGCCGAATTATGGTTTGTCTTGTGCAACCCAATGTCCTTGCAATATGGCAGTTTGAAGTACTCATTTGTGACATTCCTGAGGCCCTTTTTCGTTGTGCCCACGTCAATCTTGACATTTTCTTGTGAGTGTTTTAGCAAGTGATTGTCCAGACAAACAGGTTTTATATCCTCTGTATGAATAGTTCTCGTGCATAGGACAATAACCACAATTTTGCGAAAATTCCTGCAAAACAAGTAAAAATGTTGGTTTCGTTCCATACAGTCAGAGATCGTAAATACCTTTCCCAGTTAGAACGCAAATTTGGGATTGCAGCAGCAGTTACATCTGTATACTCTCTTTTGATCGTCAGTTTATAAAACTGCATTGTCAAGAATCTTAGTGACACTCACACTGAAACTCCTTCATCTTTATGTATGCCCCTGTGTTTTAAAAAACATTAGAAACTATATTTATTAAATCGTTAGGGCGTTTGTCTCCCATTGTTTGTctttatgtacaaaatcaagGGCTTTCTTTGATACAAGGCTTGCAATACAATTTATTGCGACATTAAAATTACACCTGTCAAATCCAGCGTATGACTAAGTATTCCTCTGAGAGAGACTTGTTCCAAACTAAACTGTCTTCAACCTCTGGGGATCAGAATTAAACCTCAAGCAGAAGCCGCCAATACTGAGCTGGATTATTCTGTCCCACAGCGACCAATGACGACACTCCTTGGGCAATGCGTCAAACCAGAGTCTGACATCACACTTTCAAAGTGTTACATCATTTGAAACAAACCGTTCTGTTTTTCAAATAAACCCACTGACGTTCAATATACAATTCTCACTGTTCTGTGTCTACTGATGAATACGAGGATGGTGTCTTAGGTGCTTGTGCTTGCATGACTGAATCAAAACTGTATTGTCCCGATTGTCCCATATTTACCACAAAGGTTATCCAAACAGTCTAGAAATATATTTAGAAacaacatacatgtaaatacatcaCGATTTTCTCCGATTCCTTCTGACAGACATTTTCCTCCATTGTTTAACAAAGTGCTCTTCAGAGACAGACCACTAAATATTACGGTATAATGTTAGTGATAACGGTGATGTACATAAGCAACCATCCCGGACTACGAGTTGTGGTAAAAATAGTATGGTTTCAGACACTGTTTTTAAAGATGCAGGATCCGTGAAGGCCCTTCAGCAAACtatcggccttcagcaacccatcgaccttcagcaacccatgcgttcCATAAAattcgactatgcttgttgtaagaggcgactagcaggatcggatcgtcaggttcgctgacttggttgacacatgtcatcggttcccaatagatcaacgctcaagctgttgattactggattgtctgttccagactcgattattttcataCCGGCCcaatatagttgaaatattgctgggtgcggtgaaaacctaaactcattcactctaaaaATGCAGTTTATTTCTGTACATTGTAGTGCTAAACGCTTAAATAGTATCCACTTTCCATCAGATATCGTAGTTAATGAATGCAGAAGCATTGGAAGTTCTAAACACGAATAGTAACAATACAACGATAACAAACATTTACTGATTCTGTTTACAACACTTATCAGGATAAATTACTTTGTCACCTAAACagaattatataataattatcAAATGTTTAATTTTAAAAGTGGTTTCCCAGAACTGACAAGATCAGTCGGTCATTGGAATCACGTTTAACGCACACGAGTCCCACTGAACTCATATCAAGAGTGACAAAATTAGTCGTGAACTGGAATCATGTCTGATGCACACTAGTGCCATCATACTCATATCAAGAGTGACAGGATCCGCCCTGCATTGGAATCACAGTTTGCATTTTCCAAATGGATGTTTCATCAACACAATATAACCATGGTAAAACTTAGGGAATCAAACACATCAGTAATGAATGAGCCCCCTTAatgtttattgaatgtataGTATGTGCAGTAACACTATAAGTTAGATTAAGTGCGCCCACAATACGAGAATCATAGCCACTGTAGTAGATGGTGCCTCTATTCAGTCTCATGTTCCAGGGGACGGCGTTCAGTGTGGTCAACTGTGTAGTGACATTACTGGACAGAGTCATCTTGAACAGCTTTTTCGCGTCATTATAATACAACACACCTGCTGCCATATCCAACGCCACAGCATACAACTGATCTCCTGTAGCTAATGTCGTCAGACCTTGACCATCGTATGTCACAGTGAACAGTTTCTCGTAGTTACACCAATACATCCTCTTTCCATTTGTGTCAAGAGTCAGATGTCTAGGATACCATTCGTACCTGGACAGGTCAATGATAACAGTGAAATTTTTCCCCAGTGTAGATATTCGGCTGATTGAGTATAGTGGTTTCAAGGTGGCTATAAATATGACGTCCCGATCCTCATCCACTGCTATGCCATACGTCCGTACGCCTTCTCTAAGTATCGTCACGTGATTTGTATCCAGGGTAGATGTCACAACCTTATCTGGGTATTCTAATCCCATGAGCAATTTCCTTGTCTTCCTTGCATAAGTAGCATATGTAACTCTCTTGATGATGAGATGCGGATAAACACCAAGCGAGTTGCTGTGAATGTTGATTTGACGGAACTGGCGTGGGGTACTTGACCAGACTGAAGTTACCAGGATCACTGACGTTGTCGGTGGCGTGGACGTTGGTGTTGACGACACAGACGGTCGTGAGGTGGATGTAGCATTTACACTGGATGGTGAACAAGCAGGCACACTCAGATTCGTTATCAGCTGAGACATTTGTGACTGACACGTCTCCTTTAAAGCCGTGCAAAGCTTGATGTTAGTTTTCAGATTTGCAGTGGTAACTTTTGCCTTCTCAAGTTCTATTTCCAGTCTCTGTTTGTCTCTGATACAGACATCATTGGAGTTCCGCACTTCATTCCGTATGTTTTCCTTTAACTCAGCTCTGAGTGATGTCTTAGCGACCTCAATGAAATTTAGGATCCTTTTCTCCATACGAATCATGTCATCCTTGTTATCACGCATTTCCTCCTGAAACCGATTCATTGTTTGTAGGATGGACGCAATACTGTCCTGACTTCTACAAAAACAGATTAGGGAGACACAGGTCAGAAACCAGGAGAGGCACTTAAACGTTGTCATCTTCAGAATTGTTCAAAATCTTTGGAGATGAGTGATATGCACAGGTAACCCTCAGTAATGGCTCGACGTTATCTTCCACCGATTGGATGGAGCGAGGTATAAATATACATTGACTGCGTTATCACTATGTTATCATTGGTACAGGCCACCATGGGTCATCATCTCACTGTTTAGTTGATGTTGTGCTCACATTTATCAGAAGTGTGCCGCAGCATCACAGGACATCTTACAACAATGCATAAACATGTGCCGTAATTACATAAAAGTATGCGGCCATGTAGGGTCTCCCTAAAACACGTCAGCGTTGCAAGGTCATGTTCCAAACCGTGCATAACCATTACGTCACTGGTTTCATTGCGACGTAAATGATGACGTCAAAGTTGCGTTTGCCGCCAAAATTTGAAATCATACTTTTCACATGagtttcttttcaaaatatgttgtaaaatgaaatgactgaaaatatCAGCAACATACATTCTCTACACATCTTTATACAAATGCATGTCAATAAGGACAGAAGTAGTGCTCTGTCAATATCTATTTCAGGAGTGACGTCACCGAATAATCATCTGTTTGAAACTTCGGAAGCTGTTGTGTTTGTGATTGTCTTCTGAAAAGAAAATAACGCTATTTGAGAAGAAAACGTTTTTACATCTTGCCGGATTGAAGTACCCTTCATGGTCAAAGCAGGTCATGTTTTATGGCAATTTTACGACCTACACTAAGCACAGACTCCGTAAATACAGGTGCGCGAGTGAAACATGTTTGTCGCAGGTACTAGGTGCGGTAAGCACATGCATGTCCCTATGGAATAGGGTTGCATGTTATCAATGCACATTGTGATTGTTCAGGCTGAAATCTCAAGATCTAATGTTCCCCATTTGTACAGAACACATAAAACACAGGCAACCATTCAGACATCTTTCTTCGCAGTTGAGACCCAAAGGTCCCTATTTCTGTAAGAGGCGGTGGGGACACCTAGTCGTTCACGCTGAAGTCTCGGGTTCGGTTCCCAACATGgctacactgtgtgaagcccattcctggtgttacCAGCCGTTGAAATTTTTGCGAAATACATGTGCACGCATGGTGGTTATTTGGGTGAAAAGCCATAAACTGATGTCAAGCAATCACATGTGCTGCATATTACATGTGCGGCAGAGTCAACTTTGTATTTAGTTACtgctgtaaatataataaacgCGTGAATCTTTTAAGGTATTGTGTCATAATATTATTTTGATGAGATATACTATCTCATTAAATAGCCTAAATCTACCTAaattttttcagttattttatgTTCAAAGTTTTATATCCTAACCCTAACTCTCTAAACACCAATAAAGTCTCAATGTAATCTATTTCAGTAATACTCATTTGCACTACATGCCTTTCTCCTGTCAATCCCTCTTAAAACATGTCCTTTGCTCAGGCTAGTGTGTAAGTTCTTTTGTTCGTTGTTCATCCAAGCGCGTAAGGTATCAAGGTATCTGATGTTTAATTTGATCTCGTTTCCATGTCAGTATCTTACCTGGTCAGCGTCAGACAGGTTGTGTTTTTTTACATTTGGACCGAGATCATGGTGATCTGGACTGTGTTTCGTGTATAAAGGTTAATAATTACTAGTCTTACATATATTTCTTATGGTTTGCTGTGTGTTTCATTGTTGGTGGTTGCATTGGCTATTGTTTATAGTATTGTTAATATCTCAGCATTCACTTTTCATTATGtataaatagtttaaatgatggTAACTCACAGTATAGAGAGTTGTTATAGCATTGGTGTAGATTGTAACTCGCACTAGAGTGAGTTATCATACTTTTGTTTAGTTTGCATAGCTCAGGTTAGATTTAGGTTTGACTCACAGTACAGTGAGTTGTGTAATTGTTATGTTACATAATTATCTATATCATAGTATCACACATAGTTATTAGTGTCTATTTCACTTAAGTAAAATGCGTAGCAGTAATCTTCTCATCTTCTCATCTTCTCATCTTCTCATCATCATGTTGAAACACAATGGTCGTCAGCACCCTCATCCTTATAATAAATGAATGCTTGTGTggatgtatgtgcgtatgtgtggtTAGATGTGGTCGTTTGTATTTATACCGTAGTTGCTATTTTAATAGTTTGTTATGCATATTATCTGCACATGGCATTTATTCATCCTACAGATAACGTGGTCAGGATGATGTAGATGTGTTACTTTGGCAGTAGTACAGGTGTCACCAACCTGgtatgtttcaattgtacaTTCTGTCTGTTTATTCTAATGTCTAACATAAGTGTAATGTTTACATGTGATGTAAATAATGTAGTATAATGGTActaataatataatatcagaagttgtcatggtaacatagTAATGTTTAGCAGTGTatgcgcatgtgtgtgtttacatTTAGTATTTGTGAATATGTAGTAAATATGTAGTAATGAGATTTGGTTTACCATATTTCAGGCTAAATCATCCTTATTACATTCATGTAATAAAACATCCATCTCCTCACGCCCTAGTGGCTTTGTGGTTTTGTCCTCATCCTAACGCTACTACATATGTATTTTACTTAGTGGTATAGATATGCTGCATCAGCTACGACAACAACGTGCATGACACCGTACACCACGAGGAGCCGTACGACCAATGTGATGAAAGACCAAACGAGCAAATGACACCGATCACGCGATTTAACCTCTGGTCGTGACGCAAGAGCAAAATTAATGCGCCGGCTTTTGAGGGTCCCGATTTATCTAACGAGGACAGATACGCGTGTCAGCAGCTTGAGTCTCGGAGTCAGGGCAGCCATGCCGTGTTTTATTCTCTTCACGAATGTGCCAACAAGTGACCTCCCGAAGGGGTTTCTATCCGAAACCTCGAAAATCGTCGCCAAAGCTATTCGGAAACCAGAAAGTGTAAGTTAAAGTTTTCATTCATAGGAAGGGCTGTTATCTCCATGCAATACTATATTTGGCGAATAGTCACCGTTTCATGTAATATATGTTGTGAATAGTCAATTACCTTAGGCTGAAAAAATTATCGTATGAAAAAATAGTACAGAATTATACATTAATAACTACGAAATTAAGTATGAAATGAGGAATTAttatatgaaaaagaaaatcaacAATTATGAAATCCCCTCTAGATATCATATGAATGTTGTCATAGTGAAATGAGTGTAAAATAAAACAAGCCAGTTTTTACGATGTCttttagaggcatttagaagttgttatggTTGGCGAAGATCTGTTATGGATTAATGTCTGTTATGGCACAGTTATGACATCATGTGGTAGACGTCAAAGCATTGTCTGttagttcacctgatgaaggggtctgGAAAAGACCTTGAAACGTTGTGTTTGAAGAATTAAAAAGAAGTTTAATCCATAACAGATCTTGGTCAAGCGAGTTTGTGTCATCACGTTTCACAAAAGAAGAAAGCGATACACCCCATTCGTGTATTCAAGGTCGACATGAACTCATTTCATGTTTGTGTAAGCTGAAATAGGGTCATTCTCTGACAATGCAGATTTCCTATCAGGTCACTATGACCTATACGATTTTGCTGACTTACCCAACACCCGTGGTATGTCTTGACTTGGGAGAAGagtttatatgtacatatgacTTTAGTCGTGAGTAGCAATCAGAAATAATGGTATATCAAGGTATTTCAGTGCAAGTCGGTATTGGTTGGTTTCGTTATGGGCGATTATATACCAGTAGTGACAGGCAGCCCTTCTTGTTCTTGACTTGTTATTATAATTAAAGTCATTCATGGTATATAGTGCGTTATACAGGTTTCTGGTTTTCCGTAagtaaaacaaatattcaacaCTATTCCAAGCATGGGCAATTGATATGAGTATAAAATCAATGAAATCACTTTCTGAATTTTTCATTCGTATTAAAATCTAAACTTTTAGACAAAGTAAAATGTATGTGAATAAAAGCGaccaaacacttttcaaaatgatAAGAAAGTATTGATGGTTACAAAGCAAGATTTGGGGAATTAGGTTttcgtgtagctggaatatcggagtattaaataaataaataaataaataaataaataaataaataaataaataaataaataaataaataaataaataaataaataaataaataaataaataaaattgagTTTTTCTGCTGCTTTCAAAGTGTACTCAGATGTGTTTGAGGAAGCATTCCTATAATCTAGATACTCAATCAAGAAACTGCTTTCTGCTAAT
The window above is part of the Haliotis asinina isolate JCU_RB_2024 chromosome 1, JCU_Hal_asi_v2, whole genome shotgun sequence genome. Proteins encoded here:
- the LOC137283341 gene encoding uncharacterized protein, coding for MSKVNCLSWLLTCTSLICVCSGQASIVSVIKTLDKFQKEMLDNKVDMIRMEKRILNFIEVAQASLRSELKENIREEVRKAMAEVLQGETLQDMVKGQVVSDVQQLKQGYRQMQGQVDHVSRSFKVFQNETTLFQESILRKADLWNRGNNSEICTRDKQKLETELEKAEITTANLKTNMKLCTALKETCQSQMSQLITNRAVPACSPSSVNATSASIQSVSSSSVTRSPGKEKSNILIAAYWSRRKYQLLQLNIHSNSLSVYPHLSMKWVICIAYVTKTRKILIGLDRPDKIVSSSLDTRRVKVLRRRIETYGMAVDEDRDIVFISTYYPQASINRMSTQGKHFAAVIDLSKYGRYPKQIALDTRRKRIYGCNNEKLFTVTYDGQGLTTLATGLKMFAVSLDQIAGVLYYNDQNKLMKMTVSNNVSTELTSLDTGIWNLRLYRDTIYYSTDDPLLVGAVQMTYNTVSYTLKSINMTGSGLCVCLIP
- the LOC137283348 gene encoding uncharacterized protein; amino-acid sequence: MTTFKCLSWFLTCVSLICFCRSQDSIASILQTMNRFQEEMRDNKDDMIRMEKRILNFIEVAKTSLRAELKENIRNEVRNSNDVCIRDKQRLEIELEKAKVTTANLKTNIKLCTALKETCQSQMSQLITNLSVPACSPSSVNATSTSRPSVSSTPTSTPPTTSVILVTSVWSSTPRQFRQINIHSNSLGVYPHLIIKRVTYATYARKTRKLLMGLEYPDKVVTSTLDTNHVTILREGVRTYGIAVDEDRDVIFIATLKPLYSISRISTLGKNFTVIIDLSRYEWYPRHLTLDTNGKRMYWCNYEKLFTVTYDGQGLTTLATGDQLYAVALDMAAGVLYYNDAKKLFKMTLSSNVTTQLTTLNAVPWNMRLNRGTIYYSGYDSRIVGALNLTYSVTAHTIHSINIKGAHSLLMCLIP